In Nematostella vectensis chromosome 12, jaNemVect1.1, whole genome shotgun sequence, the genomic window CATTTAGATTTTCCAGTCACTTTAAAATTGCATAAGAAAAACAACATCAACTTCATAGTCAAATCAAACTGAGACAATAAATCACAACTTACTGTTTTAGTGACAGAGTCATTTTCCCCTAAGTCAACCAACTTTACTGCATATAGTTGCTTAATGTCATCCTTCCTCATACAGAGATAAACCTGCAACCATAACAAAGAGCAATCTCTAGATTATAATTTTGATTAATATGAAAAGAGGAAATGGTAGTGAAAATGAGGCATGACAAATTTTAGGAAACAGAgcaaataattaaaacaacaTTAAACTGCTGATCAaccactcttttttataataaaaatttggaaATAGTAAGAAATGAGTTGAATTTTATCTCCTTCCGCTattcccttccctctcttcCTGTCTTGCTTGccccatttaaaaaaaaaactcttcaATTTTTCTCTGCTCCAAAACTCCATAGAAATCTTATACTTGAAGTAAGACATGACAGTTAATTATAAAGAACTATAGTCTAAAATAAGTATTATGTTTTAATCCCCTCtcataacagcaacaaaaataaagaaataagcaCCCAGGGTGTTCAATCAATCTCTATCGAAAAattcaagaaaaaatatagtaAACTAAGAAAGAACCAAGACTGGCTAGTGCAGTAGCACCAATGTGTAGAGGctaggaggggagggggaggggtggcacCACACATTTCCTGAAGATAATAAGGGAATGACCAGAGGGGGCTTGGCTGTAGCAAAGCTGTGCCACTTCACCTCTCTCAATGTCTCTGTATCAtgtctccccccccccttcaagtCCCACTCTGCTATGGCCTTGATTAGAAAACTGAGTTTTCTTGTCTGACCTTTCCAAAGCCTCCAGTCCCAAGAAGATCGGTCACGATATACTTCTCAGGATCCAGGTAATTTCCAAGCTTATCTAGAACTCGCTTTCCTCTTGCCATTTCTTGCACAGGCGTTGACAAGCCCTCACTTGCCTATAAgataaaatttaagaaaatatatttccaCAAATAACAGTAAAACAATTCACTTTCTTACAATGAGAGCCAATTACAAAATTCATTctaacaagttgcagtcaaagtATTCAGAAGCTGAATGAGGGCATGGCCCCTCATCACGCATCCCAGTGGAGTTTTTatagctcccgcttttgggtttgaaattggcTTCAATGCCTCGgacttttgagaatattacacGATTCTCAGTCATCCTCAATCTAAAATAGGACTTCAGTCATCATGTGGCACTGAAtgacataacaatatgtttggaaatcatctgtggactaagaaaattatagcttttatcctcatcatatatataaaactatgttcataaaaatgaatgagtaaACATTTGAATTTTTCCCCTCGTTATGCAAATGAGATTGCCAAATGTTTTTGCtgtccagtgactgcaggcctataggctgTGTACGCCCCTGCTGGTGGGAATTTGGAAAGCTTAATACCATTTTCAAACTGCTTTATTATATTTGTAATATTTCAAAGTAGCTGCTTTTCAAGTTTCATGCAAAAGTAGACATACAATCATGATCAAAGCAAGATCACTTAATCAATTCCTGCATTTTCTTAAAGGGCTTAATCAGTCTGTTTGATTCATGCCCACCCTGGAAGAGAATGTTATTTTAAAGTCTGATACTATTTTCATTGCATTCATAAGAAGTCTATAAACAAGGTCATGAAAACGAGTACTTTCAGTACAATAGTCTTTTTAAGGCTAACTCATTTTAACCAatcaagcattttttttttcaaacaaatagCACTTTTACACAAAATGGCTCTTTATCATTTACTGATTTCAAAAATcaacaaatatatttttttgaagGGGTGGCTCCTTTATCAGCCTGCATTGTTTAAAATGTACATAAAAACCTTCCTTACCTGATGTCCAGAATCTGCAACAACATTGGCACCATCAGCAGTGCTAGGGATCCCTGTGCTCTCTTCATTAGTTCTAAGCAAAGGCtctgatgttgatggtggtgtgCTGTTCCAGCTGCTATTCCTTGGTTGGACTCCTCTACCTGTGCTGTCCGGCTCATCTTTTTCTTGTGGTTCTCTCTTTGGCAGGTTTTCTTGAAGTGATCTCAAATCAAATTCTTGAgactttgtttgtttttcatctttttccATAATTTCTGAAAATCggtaaaaaacaacaatgcaAAGATAAGACCGCAACAGTAAAATTACTGGAGGGATCACTTCATTACAATATGACAAGTACAGTCATATCAGGGAtttcctgggggggggggggggcatattaataaaaataaattgaagTGAGTAAGATTTGTGGATCTTATTAGCTTCTGTAATTCCTACATAAATGCTACTTACAGGGGGCGAAAGCTCTAATAAAACAACAGATATCATGACTGAACTCTAAGGTTTACCTTCAGTCATTTCACATAAATCCCTTCTTCCAGATCTAGCCAGGCCATCCATTAGGGCCTGCACAGTGGCCTTCTTGCTCATAGTTCTTTGCCATGCTAAAAGCATTTGATATGCCTTTTCTTGTATTCTACGATAGTCCACATCGATGGATTCGATAATGTTCTCTTTGAGACCCAGCTTTCTTCCCAACACCTTCCAGTAGACTGTGATATGATTGGAAATTTCATCAAGAAGATGCTGGGTGACTAGGGTTTGTACAAATTGTGGATTCCTGACACCTTTAGGGACTGTAAAATGCAAAGTTATGTAATTAGAATAGTGTACTATTTTTGCTGCTGTATATACTGCTTGAATCAGTTCCACCCATCCTACGGTACTATGAAAACGGCTACATTCTATTGCTAAAacataaaattatattattatatattttttaaatgacaaCTGGATATTTAAATATTAAACATAAAACCCTTTCCCTTAAACAACAAATTAATTATTTTCCACAATAtatgttttaaaattttttgtttttaatgtttttaaatttgcCTACAGCGAGCCACAACTAAATTTTAGGACATTtaactcaaaataaaaaatcttaTAAGCTTTCTTCTTCTCCATATCAACTCTCAGACAAATCAATCCAAGCAAAAATATGTgggtttttttaaacaaaaaaacaccatccCAAAAGTAATTCAAGCCTAAATAAATGTGCTATTGATTGGCAAAAATGAAATGAACTTAAAAAAATCTCTGAAGGGCAGTGTATGCTGCCTGTGCACATTCCAGTTTTTCCCTTCTGACCAAAGCGTGCTTGTCTCCCTTTCTATTCTTTGGTTTTCTGACAATACAATAATGATAAACATGACTCACCCTGTTGTACATTACCAGTAGAATCTGAAGAAaagaacaataaataatataaagaaTTTTAGTAATCCCAGACTCACTAGAATTTTGTGATCTTAACAAAAGATGCAAGGTTATTTTATTCGACCATGCCTTGATTTGTTCCTAATGCAACAAGCCTTACAATACATCAGTGCTTTAACAAGTAGAATGCAACAAAATGAGACTATTGTGCCAATGTAATGGAATTTTGCAAGTTTCTTGAGACAACATCACTTTTGTGACTTTTGTCTTTATATAGCACTCAAACCCAAAGCATAACTCACAGTACCcctttattttgaaaatggTTCATTCCAGAGTGTCCAGCCCTCCCGATTTTGTCTGGATTATGTATCACGATTTCACTTGTGGAAAATTAATTACATTatttgccaaaaaaaacaaaaatacattttttttgcatctCTATTATAAAACATTAGTTTTCTTCATACTTCTCCAATGGCACTAGGCAACAGCGCAGGAACTTGGATAGACAAAatagatagatggatagatagtTTGGAAATTAATTTCTTTTGAGTATAGGGGAGTTTCGTAAAATCACAATTTAAAAATCTACAGGCTGGACATTGCAATTGGAAAAGTAATTCTAATTACAAATGAATTGTTATCTACAGTACTGAACGTATCTCAATATTCTGTTTGGGTTCTCATGCATTTAGCGTGGAGTGTTATTATTCTGAGTACAATtttacatagctgtcaaccccaACTTAGGCTTGtgtgaggtccaaaatcttgtgacacccgccTAATGTGGGTAAGTTGACAGTTATGATTTCATGCACACACAGTCCACACAGCAACATGCAACCAAAATCACAgggatgtgttttttttacatggaTGTGTAGTTTTCGTTTCGGGATAGATGTACATGTTTACTTAAAATCATATTACTGCAGAGAAGAGAAAAGAAGAGAAGAACACTTGAATACTGACCTGTTATTTCCAGAAGCAAGTTTCGCAAATCCGGTCGTCCAATTTGTACAAGAATAGAAGCCAGGAAATCTCTATTTTTCTCATCAAGACGATTCAATCGCTCGAACTCAACGAACATGTCGATCGGACGCCGAAAATGTTCTAATCTGCCGGCAGGAATAACGTCTCTACATACAAATCGCATAGAACTAAAATTTTCTGAAGTTAGCTCGTCGGAAATTTTAAGCAGAAGAGCCCGAAAGTTCGTCATTTTCCTTGGATTTTGTAGCACTCTATGACTTTTCCCACTTCTTCTTCCGGCTTGAGAAAGTCAGCACCAGGCCCTACGCGGACAGTGCGCTTCGCGGAAAACCCCGGCCCAGCCGAGTTCAAGAAACACAGGAGGCCCACATATTTCAGGGAGAGATTTTCGTTGTCACAACTCCTGGGGGTGTGACAATTGAAAAGAAATGCAATAATGAACAATGAAAAAGTAATAAATCATAGTATTTGACTTGTTTTTGTTGCAAAAAGTGTTGGGGTCGCAGCCCCTTCCCCTCCGTGGTGCCTAGGTAGTTTATACCTTATAGCTTGTATATCTTCTAAAATTTTAGTAAGGagaagggagggggtggagggTGGGGCTTGGACCTAATCCTGAACAACAACTccataaaaaaagagaaaaatcttttactgtatttttttcacttttaatgtcttttttcaatataatGCATCCAAGCTGTATTCATTCCATCATCCCAGACATCTGTTGAAGTTGACGAGCTAAACCTTTATTGGCAAAGTCTGCTGCAGTCCTCTTTTCCTACAcatgaaaacagaaaactgtTAAGTAACCCGTATAATCCGCAGAGGAACAATGAGTGGCCCATTTTTGTCTCCACTTTGAGCAAATAATTCTCAACCGTATATTGGCGCTTATCACTACACTTGCAGGAGTATCCGAAATTTCGGATATTTTTGCCGAAGTTTGATTACGGTTTCCCAGGGGGTGGACTCTCTAGAAAAGTAGACAGGGGTGATCGtactatcttttagggtataaaattttgacaaagtgctatcccttaggaagtgttgaaggatttttccaattctgctatctcttagggtataaaatgggaccaactgctattcctaagggggtgtttaatgctttttttctgattctgctatatcttagggttaaaaattccatTAACCACACACAAGCCTGTGATAGTTCTCATACAGCTCAATCATTTTTGCAaaacagctttttttttttagacatGAACATACCTTATTTTTAATGGATATATCTGCCCCATGCTCGACAAGTATGACAGCCACCTCAGATCTCTCCTCTTCACATGCCATATGCCTGTAAAAAAGCAACTTTATCTACTGTATTTACCCGCGTATAAGACGCCCCCACGTATGAGCCGCACCCCAAATTTTGACCTCAAAATAGTAAGAAATAGTCaatattcaaatattttcGGGCTACAGCAATTCCAGAAATAAATAATGCCAAAAGCGAATTCGCAGTCAGTTAGTGAACGATTCAATAGAACTAAAACCAAGGTATTTCGATTTGTTTACAGTAATTATCAATATTTCATTCTATAtacattaatttatttatacagGAATTATCGTTATCTAACACTAAAATATATACAATACACCTCAATACTATGAAAAGAATCCAGAGTCtgacacaaatgatcaattgACCAATTATAGAGAATCTTTTGTATTCCTTATATTATGCAAATTATAAAAAGTGGCGTTCCACGTAAAAGACGCACCCTATTTTTGAAGGTCATTTCAAAGTGAAAAAAGTGCagctttaataaaaataatacaaatatGACAAATCATACAGTTAACATCAAACAGGTGAGTACCCTGTATTTGCTGAGAGGGGGATGCGCAATCAAAGgaatcttataaaaaaggatagtatttgacaaTGCTATGGCCAAGAGGATGGTACGCTCACCCTGTGTACCTCCCTGTGACGTGCCTGCCAAATCATACAGACGTAGGATATACAGTAAGTATACTGTACGGTACTTACAGTGGAGTATTCCCTTCTATGTCTTGGGCATTGCAGTCAGCTTTGTAATCTAGTAAGAGCTTCACTAATTTTAAATGACCTCTGCAAGTGAAAAAAGAGAAGGAAATCAGTTTTGGTGTAGATCAAATGTAAGAGCATTTttcgagggggggggggggggaagggaacCTAGATAATAATACTACTGTATGTTTGATTATAAACATTTATATCCTGGATAGTTTTGTTGGTATAAGATCAGGGGGAACCCATTGCCATGGCTTCATCAGAATGATTTTTGGTCAATCTCTACCTGTATACTCTTCCTGTTCCTAAAATACAGACAATAAATCATAAAGTATCAGAATATGGGTGGTTTACAGCCGAGAACAACTGAAAACTTTCCGCTCATGTATATAGTCAATAATTGCCTTCTATTGCTCTTAACCACAAAAAGGTGATGATTGATTCAAGTTAATCTATGTTTGGGTACCATCACAATACCTGGATGCTGCTCTGTGTAATGGTGAAGCAAGACCTGTTTTATCCTGGGCATTGACAGTGGCTCCATGCCGtagtaaaatatcagcaatcTAGAGAGGGAATACACCCTTTGTGTCAGGCAGACTGGATTTTTAActttggggagggggcacttCAGGGGGGTGTTAACCTTTTTGAAGATTATTGTCTTGTATCATCTATTTGTAAAACTGCAAGAAGTGTttgatataatatattatattatgtttGTTTTGGTGGAAAATCTTGTAAGCAACTATAAACAAATGTGTCCAGTATTTCAAGATGAAAATAGAGTTTAGGTTCTAGAGGATCTGACCTCATATCTGTTTTTAGAAGCAGCATAATGGAGGCTTGTCTGGCCATTCTGGTTTGATGCATTAACATCAGCATCGTGTGCAATAAGCTGGGCAACAATATCGTCTCGTCCAGCAGATGATGCAATCATCAGAGGAGTCCAACCACACTGAAACAAAATCATCACATGATGCAATTATCACAGGGGCCCAACCATATTGAAACAAACCTATCACTATCATATGATGCAATCATCAGAGTAGAGCCACACTGAAGCAAAATCATTGTTATTAATGCTATAGTTTTTGGCAGTGGCAAAATGCCTGAGAGTTGGgagaaatgaaatgaaatcaCAATTTTAGTTAAACTTAGGAATTTGCTACAATCTGCTCTGGTAATGTTTTTTATAGTGTATACAAGCAACATAATACATTCAAAACCCACAACAAACTGCAATTCAGAATGGCTTGCCTTTtatcaacaaatatagaatactgtACTTTTCAAACAAGGTGGCATATTCAGTttcaggtcatacagacccagaatagcagtgtaaacaattttggcaAAGCCAATCACGCAAATGCAAAGccaattgtgaaaaaaaaaatacccatgAACCCACTTTTGCTTgaaaaacatccataagcacaacACTCAactatgccccaatagacttaaTGATGTCCTAGGGCACTCTTCCAATATGCTAAtagttgtattttttattaaaaatacaagcaaccatcaacttacGTGACAAGGGATAAGAGACTGCAAAGCAATGTTGGAATGCTTGGATACCGTTGACTATTAAATTCAGCGATGTGCGGCTGTACAAAACTCAAAATCAAAACTCATAGGAGAGGTCTCTGTTTTTGGTCTGTTGGTCTGTTTGGTCAGGTGACAATGGGTTCAATAAATAAAGTAAAGATACTTCATCGAGGGCCTTTCCTGGGTATTTAGAGATACTGCGATTGACGTTTAGGCATTTCAAACTTGATACTCACGTCGTCTCGTTCATCTACGGGTGACCTAAGCTTAAGAAGATACGAAACGATCTCTGAGTGTCCACCAGATGCTGCCCAGTGCAAAGGGATTCGCTCGTCctttacaaagaaaaacaaagtaaTGTTACTTATATGTTATAAAAGCACTGAAGAATAATTAAAATGTCTATTGATGCTTAAATGCTTAAATGTTAGACCCTATTAAAGCTTGCGCTTATTTCTAGGGGGCGCCAAGGTATTATAGGCGGCGAAGGTGGCCAGGGATCCGTAAGGATCTTAAGACTGGCAGTGCACTTGATTTAAAGGAGTCAATCGACGAGGACTCGACAACCTCGGAGGGAAGCAAGTTCCAAGTCCTGATAGTTCTAGGAAAAAAAGAGTATGAGTGGGAAAGTACATTGGACTGAATCTGGTTATATTTAGAGGAGTTAGTTCTGGACCGTCGAAGGTTTGGCTGAAATTGTTGAGGTAGAGCAATGTTCACTAAATTGTTGCGGATTTTATAGAAGAGGCATAGTTGGGCGAGCTGACGTCGCACTTCAAGCGAGTCCCAATTCAGGGATTTAACAAGGTCAGATGAGCTTGCCCTGGGGTCGTAGGTACCAGTAACGAAACGCGCCGCATTTTTCTGCACTTGCTCTAATTTGTTGATGTCTCTATCCGTGAAGGGGTTCCATACTGGAGAAGCATATTCCATGACCGGTCTTATCATTGAAAAGTACGCACGTTCCTTTACACTCTGAGAACAGGGTTTAAGGGTACGTCGTAATAATCCAAGAGTCTTGTTGGCTTTCAAAGAGACTTTACAACAATGCCTACTCCAGCGGAGATCGTGTGCAACGCGGATCCCTAGATAGTCATGCTCGTCTGTAGAATTCAGGAGCTGGGAGCCTAGCGAGTAGTTGAACAAGCTGCTATTTCTCTTCAAGGTGATCGGCAGTAATTGGCATTTAGAGGCATTAAACTCCATCTGCCAAGTCCGAGCCCAGGCTTCAAGGTTGCAGAGATCGTGTTGGAGGGACACATGGTCAGCTGGAGATCGAATGGTCCTGTAGACCACTGTGTCATCTGCAAATAGGCGAGTTACCGAGCTGCATTAGTCAACAATGTCGTTAATGAACACAAGAAAGAGGGTTGGGCCAAGCACGGTCCCCTGGGGGACACCTGATGTCACAGGAACCTGACTGGAATGGGACCCGTCAACTACTACGAACTGATTTCGGTTGTTTAGAAAGGCTTCAATCCAACCAAGAGTCTTTCCACGTATGCCACAGTGATGTAGTTTGTGGGATAGCTTTGCGTGGGACACCTTGTCGAAGGCCTTGCTAAAGTCGAGCATAATGGCATCTACCTGGCCATGAGAATTAAGTGTGCTGGCCCAGTCATGTGTAGCAAGAATCAATTGAGTCTCACAGGAGAAACCGCTGCGGAAGCCATGTTGCAGGTCTGACAGGATATTAAAAGCAGATAGATGTTTGTTTAAATGGCTTAGCACAATGTGTTCCATGACTTTACAGGAGAGGCACGTAAGAGAGATAGGGCGGTAATTGCCGGGGTTGTCACGGTTATCCTTCTTGTGGACTGGGACTACTTTGGCGGTAGACCAGTCTAGAGGGAGCGTCCCCTTATCGTAACTCTGTTGGAAGATGATGCATAACATGTTGGCTAGGTAGTTTGACAAGTCGTGTAGGATGCGTGCTGGAAGTTCATCAGGGCCTGAGGCCTTGCATGTCTGCATATTGTCTAGTTGTTTTTTAATGCCAGTAGGGGTGAAAATGATATCACTAATATGCGGAAACGGGCTTGGGCCAAGTCCAGGGAGAACTCCGTCGTCCACAGTGAACACACTTTGGAACTGCTTGTTGAGAACCTGAGCTTTGTCGCGCGGGGATATGGAGACACCATCGTTAGACCTTAGTGAAGGGATGTCTGATACTTCTGATCGACGGCTCTTAACGTAGTTCCAAAATTTCTTTGGATTTGAAACTAGGCTGCCGCCCACAACTTCGTTCAGGTGGTGATTATGAGCTTCTTTTAGTGCCTTGGTAACCTTGTTACGATATTTCCTGTAAGCCAACCAGGCAGGCGAAGACGGTGACTTGtccccagaatgctttgcccTGCGAAGGAGGCGTTCGCGCTTGCGTATCTGCCGCTTAAGTGCCCTGTTCAACCAAGGGACGTCTGGTTTGCGTTTGGTCATTTTATGAGGGACATTTGCGTCGATTGCTGATTTAATACCCGTTTTAAAGATTGACCAGTTTTCCTCAACAGATCGAGAGAGCGGTGAGACCATGAAGGATTGATTAAGCAAGTCCATGTCGTGTTGGAGACCTTCCAAGTTCATCCGGTCAAACAAGTACACCTTATGGGGGGTTCTGGTTGCACGCCGTGGGTTAGTGTTGATATAGAAATGTACTAGATCGTGGTCGCTCATGCCAGGATGAACAGAGACGTCTGAGACAAGAGAAGGAACTGACGAGCAAACAAAGTCCAGTGTCTTCAGTGAGGCAGGGCGAGTTGGATCGGAAACATACTGTGTGAGGGTGTGGTCATCAATAAAGTCAAGTAACTTATTCATCAATGAGGCAGTGGCCGGGTTGGTAATAACAGGAGGGCTGACCTTCCAGTTTATATCCCCACAGTTAAAGTCGCCTGCAATCACGACGTTGGGATGGGACTTTTTCTGCTTGTCAAACACCCTCAGTAGAGCCTGGGAGAGAAGATCGATGCGGGAAGCGGGCGCGAGAGGAGGTTTGTAAAAGGAGCATAAATGCACAAATTTCCGCCGAGATGTCTGAATAGAGACCCAAAGCGACTCGTCCTCAGGATCAGTTGATATATTATCCAGTGGGTGTGAGACAATTGGAGATCTTACAGCGATAAAAGTACCTCCACCACCGCAGTCCTGGCGTTCTTTCCGATAGATAGTAAAGCCTTGGGGAAACGCAGAAGCTGATGGGACATCTCTATTCAGTTTCGATTCACATCCAAAAATAATGTCCGGGTTATGATGAGACACAAGGCTAGCAAAGAGCGCAGATCTCTCAGCACTCAATATGCTGTTACAATTGATGGACATACAACGCAGCTTGTGCTTTGGTGACGGTGTAAGCACAGGAGATGAAGAAGCGATCGGAGATGGAGTGGGATCGAGTCCAGGGCTGGCTGTAGAGGTGTTTTCAAGCAAACTGAAAGAGTTGAAACTGGAGATGTCCAGAGAACGACTGAACAGCGACGAGGAAAAGTTGGGCAAGCCACAGTTACAGCAGATCCAGGTCGTATGAGAGTTATTAAGTCCCTGATAAATATGCATTGGTATCCGAAGACACTTGATATGATACCAAGTATCACAATCATCGCAGCAGATAGCGAGTTGGTTTGACTTAGTGGGCTTACTGCAACATTCACAGGGGAATTTCACAGGTCCAGGATTGAGAATGGATCCGTTGGAACTAATCACTAGCAGGATCGAGAGCCAGCAGAACGATGAGGTCAGCGGTGCCGGGAATGGACGAAATACTGAACCAGTATGTTGCTTGGATGTAAAAAAGCACGCAATTGAAGCAGAAGATGGTAGTTGAATTGACGTAGGCTTCAACTTCAAAGTAGTAGAAGTAAAATGTTGATGGTAAAAGCCTCTTAATAGCAACGAGATGGATAATACTAACAAGGCGAATTTCATTGTTCCAcacaaacaagatggcggccgtcCCAATGGCTACGATCGAGTCGAGGTTTCCGCCAAACTCGAAGGCAAATCACGACGGGAACAGACCAAAAACCAGTCCAGAAGACAGACCAGAAGTTTAGTAAGCTGACTGAAGTAATTTGATATTAGTAGCTGCGGCTAAAGTAGGTTTCTGAGCAGAAAAAACGGAGCCCAAAAATACGTGACCGATCAAGTACAAGTGCCAGTGCCAGATGATTCAAGCACCGTGGTAGACTCTCCTAATTTAAAAAGCCCACTTGCCTGGTCTTTCTTCGTTAACAGGTTTATTTCTGCATCTAGTCTGCCCTTGACTTCACGAAATTTTCCCTCAAAGGCAAAGGAGGAGACCTCgatgtttgacattttgaaaGAAAAGTTAAGGAAGCTTGCTATGACAGTGCAAAATAAGATAATAACAAGGCGTTCCACTTTGAACAACAGGAAACCCATAACTAGAAGACGTAACGGATGTCATTCTATTAAAAGTTCAAGGctcgtttaaaaaaaactatataaCTTACTTATAAAATTTTCAGGGAATTTGAAAGTCTTTAATTTAATTGTTTCTCCAAACATGATATTGCACATCGTTTGTGGAAAATGGAATAATGAACACTGCGGTTTGTTTTCGGGTTGCCTGTGTGCAGATGATTCATGTACCTACCGCCAGGGCCAAAGAACGGCGACATGACTGTTTTGGGACCCTGTTTTGAAACTGTGTTTAAAAAACCGATGTCAGTAATCAGTTTATCACAATGCTAGGGGCACTGAACTtatctatttttcttttattaagcTTTATTTCCCTTGGACAACAAGAATCCACCAAGAAAGTTTACGCAACTAGCATTGACGCAAGTTCCAAGCTCAGTCAACTCGAGCATTTTTGGGAGAGCACAGGTTTCTGCCCGCCCGACCCCCATAAAGACTTCTACAAATTCGTCTCGACAAACGACATGGCACAAAACTTAGCCTACATCGGATCCGTCCCAAATCAGGGCATAAAACAAGTTCGTATACATTGGCTTTTGGACTTAATCTCGATGGAAACATTGCCAAATGGGACAATGTCGTACGTCTACAAACACTTAGATGTTCTTCTTCATATGCTGCTAAAACATGGCTTAAAGCCTGGGTTTGAGATAATGGGAAATCCATCTGggttttttaaagattttgatGATGCAGAAGAGATTTACGCA contains:
- the LOC116609751 gene encoding serine/threonine-protein kinase BCK1/SLK1/SSP31 isoform X1, whose translation is MTNFRALLLKISDELTSENFSSMRFVCRDVIPAGRLEHFRRPIDMFVEFERLNRLDEKNRDFLASILVQIGRPDLRNLLLEITDSTGNVQQVPKGVRNPQFVQTLVTQHLLDEISNHITVYWKVLGRKLGLKENIIESIDVDYRRIQEKAYQMLLAWQRTMSKKATVQALMDGLARSGRRDLCEMTEEIMEKDEKQTKSQEFDLRSLQENLPKREPQEKDEPDSTGRGVQPRNSSWNSTPPSTSEPLLRTNEESTGIPSTADGANVVADSGHQASEGLSTPVQEMARGKRVLDKLGNYLDPEKYIVTDLLGTGGFGKVYLCMRKDDIKQLYAVKLVDLGENDSVTKTKTDALLKEIKTLRTLNNPFIIKFCHSETEHNTLAMFMEYMPGGSISQLLRDKGPLVEETVRQYVWQILKGLSFLHDVNIIHRDLKGANILLDKEKRFLKLTDFGIAHAVEGVVTSTGVYASSSFTASVYWTSPELMLGERYGKNTDIWSLGCTIIEMLFGKPPLHLDDITNHMQAMLRISTYRVNVPDSASDICKNFLAKCICPRKGRSSAEALLESDYPIPCQDGAQLPKPDDQNTKPDDQNSKPDNQQPTVDDQQPKLDDQQPKLDDQ
- the LOC116620905 gene encoding 26S proteasome non-ATPase regulatory subunit 10 isoform X1, producing the protein MSNIEVSSFAFEGKFREVKGRLDAEINLLTKKDQDERIPLHWAASGGHSEIVSYLLKLRSPVDERDDCGWTPLMIASSAGRDDIVAQLIAHDADVNASNQNGQTSLHYAASKNRYEIADILLRHGATVNAQDKTGLASPLHRAASRGHLKLVKLLLDYKADCNAQDIEGNTPLHMACEEERSEVAVILVEHGADISIKNKEKRTAADFANKGLARQLQQMSGMME
- the LOC116620905 gene encoding 26S proteasome non-ATPase regulatory subunit 10 isoform X2, which codes for MSNIEVSSFAFEGKFREVKGRLDAEINLLTKKDQDERIPLHWAASGGHSEIVSYLLKLRSPVDERDDCGWTPLMIASSAGRDDIVAQLIAHDADVNASNQNGQTSLHYAASKNRYEIADILLRHGATVNAQDKTGLASPLHRAASRGHLKLVKLLLDYKADCNAQDIEGNTPLHMACEEERSEVAVILVEHGADISIKNKEL
- the LOC116609751 gene encoding mitogen-activated protein kinase kinase kinase A isoform X2; translation: MTNFRALLLKISDELTSENFSSMRFVCRDVIPAGRLEHFRRPIDMFVEFERLNRLDEKNRDFLASILVQIGRPDLRNLLLEITDSTGNVQEKAYQMLLAWQRTMSKKATVQALMDGLARSGRRDLCEMTEEIMEKDEKQTKSQEFDLRSLQENLPKREPQEKDEPDSTGRGVQPRNSSWNSTPPSTSEPLLRTNEESTGIPSTADGANVVADSGHQASEGLSTPVQEMARGKRVLDKLGNYLDPEKYIVTDLLGTGGFGKVYLCMRKDDIKQLYAVKLVDLGENDSVTKTKTDALLKEIKTLRTLNNPFIIKFCHSETEHNTLAMFMEYMPGGSISQLLRDKGPLVEETVRQYVWQILKGLSFLHDVNIIHRDLKGANILLDKEKRFLKLTDFGIAHAVEGVVTSTGVYASSSFTASVYWTSPELMLGERYGKNTDIWSLGCTIIEMLFGKPPLHLDDITNHMQAMLRISTYRVNVPDSASDICKNFLAKCICPRKGRSSAEALLESDYPIPCQDGAQLPKPDDQNTKPDDQNSKPDNQQPTVDDQQPKLDDQQPKLDDQ